Proteins encoded in a region of the Xylocopa sonorina isolate GNS202 chromosome 1, iyXylSono1_principal, whole genome shotgun sequence genome:
- the Sip3 gene encoding septin interacting protein 3 isoform X1: protein MREASIMLISTALTCAVIGNAYYQRKQFYPTVVHITKSNPSMTVIYTQGLILVFMINAFLRKIFFGTLRGAEIEHLLEKVWYAVTETCLAFTVFRDDFSPKFIALFTLLLFLKSFHWLAEDRVDYMERSPVITWLFHLRVGTLLALLFAINLTMIHYAYNTTAAKGPSVQLVFGFEYAILLTVVFNISVKYILHTIDLQSENPWDNKPVFLLYTELIIGLLKVSLYVAFVTLMIKLYTLPLFALRAMYYTMRDFKKAFHDIVMSRRAIRNMNTLYPDATPEELAAADNVCIICREEMVAASKKLPCNHIFHTACLRSWFQRQQTCPTCRLNILRPVNNNQGNRQQNQPQAGPQVPQAPQAAGLNPIVQVLPAFWAGMQAPGVPPPLQQQPQQQQAAGATTPQQPSQSSGPNTPSTPFQNLAGSSVPLFPPLFPAMVPLPPIPTPPPNLTELSEEELRAMEGNLRQAVEARIQTLQRVQLLLDAANAMMNQYQTAATTANIPVPTATSNANVATDVSPLPKQGMSKSTEIDKEQPQVNTDTNIPVASFSSDNVNTSSGTNNNDVTPESSSRSDMESSNEQEMLRRRRLQKFSTQLTTEYD from the exons ATGAGGGAGGCCAGCATAATGCTAATAAGCACAGCATTAACATGCGCTGTGATAGGCAATGCTTATTATCAAAGAAAACAATTTTATCCAACAGTAGTTCACATAACCAAATCCAATCCTAGTATGACG GTAATCTATACACAAGGTTTAATTCTAGTGTTTATGATAAACGCTTTTCTTCGAAAGATATTCTTTGGTACATTGCGTGGTGCTGAAATTGAA CATTTGTTGGAGAAAGTATGGTACGCAGTGACTGAAACTTGTTTAGCATTTACAGTATTCAGGGATGATTTCAGTCCAAAATTCATAGCCCTATTTACGCTTCTTTTATTTCTGAAATCATTCCATTGGTTAGCAGAAGATCGTGTAGACTAT ATGGAAAGAAGTCCAGTAATAACCTGGCTGTTTCATCTTAGAGTTGGTACTCTTTTGGCACTTCTATTTGCTATAAATTTAACTATGAttcattatgcatataataCAACAGCTGCAAAAGGCCCTTCAGTACAACTTGTCTTTGGTTTTGAGTATGCTATTCTTTTAACTGTTGTATTTAATATTAGCGTAAAGTACATACTACATACAATAGATTTACAAAGCGAAAATCCATGGGACAATAAGCCAGTGTTTCTGTTGTACACAGAACTAATAATTGGGCTATTAAAG GTTAGTTTATATGTTGCTTTCGTCACTCTGATGATCAAATTGTACACTTTACCCTTGTTCGCACTTCGTGCAATGTACTATACAATGAGAGATTTTAAAAAAGCTTTTCATGATATTGTAATGTCACGTCGAGCTATCAGAAATATGAATACCTTATATCCAGATGCAACACCAGAAGAGTTAGCTGCTGCTGATAACGTTTGTATCATATGCAG AGAGGAAATGGTGGCAGCAAGTAAAAAATTACCATGTAATCATATTTTTCACACTGCTTGCCTACGTTCTTGGTTTCAACGCCAACAAACTTGTCCTACTTGCCGCTTAAACATTTTAAGACCTGTTAATAATAATCAAGGTAATAGGCAACAAAATCAACCACAAGCAGGACCACAAGTGCCTCAAGCTCCACAAGCAGCAGGACTTAATCCTATTG TCCAAGTCCTCCCAGCATTTTGGGCTGGAATGCAGGCTCCAGGAGTACCACCGCCATTACAACAACAACCACAGCAACAGCAAGCTGCAGGCGCTACAACACCGCAACAGCCAAGCCAAAGCAGTGGTCCAAATACTCCATCAACGCCATTTCAAAATTTGGCTGGCAGTAGTGTACCATTGTTCCCACCACTATTTCCCGCTATGGTACCATTACCTCCTATTCCTACACCACCACCTAATCTTACTGAATTAAGTGAAGAAGAACTTAGAGCAATGGAGGGTAATTTGCGACAAGCTGTTGAAGCTAGGATACAAACGTTACAAAGAGTTCAGCTATTGTTAGACGCTGCCAACGCTATGATGAACCAATATCAAACAGCAGCTACTACTGCTAA CATTCCAGTGCCAACTGCAACAAGTAATGCAAATGTTGCAACGGATGTTTCGCCATTGCCGAAACAGGGAATGTCTAAAAGTACCGAAATTGATAAGGAACAACCGCAAGTTAATACTGACACGAATATTCCTGTCGCAAGTTTTTCCAGCGACAACGTGAACACGTCGTCAGGTACGAATAATAACGACGTAACGCCAGAATCATCGAGTAGGAGTGACATGGAATCTTCGAACGAACAAGAGATGTTACGAAGACGTAGACTACAAAAATTTTCAACTCAACTCACGACaga ATATGATTGA
- the Sip3 gene encoding septin interacting protein 3 isoform X2 → MREASIMLISTALTCAVIGNAYYQRKQFYPTVVHITKSNPSMTVIYTQGLILVFMINAFLRKIFFGTLRGAEIEHLLEKVWYAVTETCLAFTVFRDDFSPKFIALFTLLLFLKSFHWLAEDRVDYMERSPVITWLFHLRVGTLLALLFAINLTMIHYAYNTTAAKGPSVQLVFGFEYAILLTVVFNISVKYILHTIDLQSENPWDNKPVFLLYTELIIGLLKVSLYVAFVTLMIKLYTLPLFALRAMYYTMRDFKKAFHDIVMSRRAIRNMNTLYPDATPEELAAADNVCIICREEMVAASKKLPCNHIFHTACLRSWFQRQQTCPTCRLNILRPVNNNQGNRQQNQPQAGPQVPQAPQAAGLNPIAFWAGMQAPGVPPPLQQQPQQQQAAGATTPQQPSQSSGPNTPSTPFQNLAGSSVPLFPPLFPAMVPLPPIPTPPPNLTELSEEELRAMEGNLRQAVEARIQTLQRVQLLLDAANAMMNQYQTAATTANIPVPTATSNANVATDVSPLPKQGMSKSTEIDKEQPQVNTDTNIPVASFSSDNVNTSSGTNNNDVTPESSSRSDMESSNEQEMLRRRRLQKFSTQLTTEYD, encoded by the exons ATGAGGGAGGCCAGCATAATGCTAATAAGCACAGCATTAACATGCGCTGTGATAGGCAATGCTTATTATCAAAGAAAACAATTTTATCCAACAGTAGTTCACATAACCAAATCCAATCCTAGTATGACG GTAATCTATACACAAGGTTTAATTCTAGTGTTTATGATAAACGCTTTTCTTCGAAAGATATTCTTTGGTACATTGCGTGGTGCTGAAATTGAA CATTTGTTGGAGAAAGTATGGTACGCAGTGACTGAAACTTGTTTAGCATTTACAGTATTCAGGGATGATTTCAGTCCAAAATTCATAGCCCTATTTACGCTTCTTTTATTTCTGAAATCATTCCATTGGTTAGCAGAAGATCGTGTAGACTAT ATGGAAAGAAGTCCAGTAATAACCTGGCTGTTTCATCTTAGAGTTGGTACTCTTTTGGCACTTCTATTTGCTATAAATTTAACTATGAttcattatgcatataataCAACAGCTGCAAAAGGCCCTTCAGTACAACTTGTCTTTGGTTTTGAGTATGCTATTCTTTTAACTGTTGTATTTAATATTAGCGTAAAGTACATACTACATACAATAGATTTACAAAGCGAAAATCCATGGGACAATAAGCCAGTGTTTCTGTTGTACACAGAACTAATAATTGGGCTATTAAAG GTTAGTTTATATGTTGCTTTCGTCACTCTGATGATCAAATTGTACACTTTACCCTTGTTCGCACTTCGTGCAATGTACTATACAATGAGAGATTTTAAAAAAGCTTTTCATGATATTGTAATGTCACGTCGAGCTATCAGAAATATGAATACCTTATATCCAGATGCAACACCAGAAGAGTTAGCTGCTGCTGATAACGTTTGTATCATATGCAG AGAGGAAATGGTGGCAGCAAGTAAAAAATTACCATGTAATCATATTTTTCACACTGCTTGCCTACGTTCTTGGTTTCAACGCCAACAAACTTGTCCTACTTGCCGCTTAAACATTTTAAGACCTGTTAATAATAATCAAGGTAATAGGCAACAAAATCAACCACAAGCAGGACCACAAGTGCCTCAAGCTCCACAAGCAGCAGGACTTAATCCTATTG CATTTTGGGCTGGAATGCAGGCTCCAGGAGTACCACCGCCATTACAACAACAACCACAGCAACAGCAAGCTGCAGGCGCTACAACACCGCAACAGCCAAGCCAAAGCAGTGGTCCAAATACTCCATCAACGCCATTTCAAAATTTGGCTGGCAGTAGTGTACCATTGTTCCCACCACTATTTCCCGCTATGGTACCATTACCTCCTATTCCTACACCACCACCTAATCTTACTGAATTAAGTGAAGAAGAACTTAGAGCAATGGAGGGTAATTTGCGACAAGCTGTTGAAGCTAGGATACAAACGTTACAAAGAGTTCAGCTATTGTTAGACGCTGCCAACGCTATGATGAACCAATATCAAACAGCAGCTACTACTGCTAA CATTCCAGTGCCAACTGCAACAAGTAATGCAAATGTTGCAACGGATGTTTCGCCATTGCCGAAACAGGGAATGTCTAAAAGTACCGAAATTGATAAGGAACAACCGCAAGTTAATACTGACACGAATATTCCTGTCGCAAGTTTTTCCAGCGACAACGTGAACACGTCGTCAGGTACGAATAATAACGACGTAACGCCAGAATCATCGAGTAGGAGTGACATGGAATCTTCGAACGAACAAGAGATGTTACGAAGACGTAGACTACAAAAATTTTCAACTCAACTCACGACaga ATATGATTGA
- the Flfl gene encoding serine/threonine-protein phosphatase 4 regulatory subunit 3 flfl isoform X2, with protein MTDTRRRVKLYALNVDRQWDDRGTGHVSSSYVDRLKGISLLVRAESDGSVLLESRIQPDTAYQKQQDTLIVWSEGENFDLALSFQEKAGCDEIWEKICQVQGKDPSVEITQDIVEESEDERFDDMPDAAPPIELPPCELSRLEDINELIGNCLSSQIRKDKLALALESEGYIKKLLNLFHTCEDLENTEGLHHLYDIFKNIFLLNKNTLFEVMFSEDTIFDVVGCLEYEPTLPQPKRHREYLRQLARFKQAIPITNAELLAKIHQTYRVQYIQDVVLPTPSVFEDNMLNTLSSFIFFNKVEIVTLIQDDEKFLTELFRQLTDEATSDSKRRDLVLFLKEFCNFSQNLQPQGKEAFYKTLTALGILPALEITLAMNDAQTKTASIDILTYIVEYSPTVVRDYTLQQINNTEQDQMLINVIVAQLVGDSDPELGGAVQLAGVLRLLLDPENMLASVNKSEKTDFLNYFYKNSIGTLIAPLLANTIGERPAREDYRTVQLLGLILELLSFCVEHHTYHIKNCILNKDLLKRILVLMKSTHTFLVLCALRFMRKIVALKDEFYNRYIIKGNLFAPVFDAFVRNNGRYNLLDSAILEMFEFIKLEDIKSLCSHVVENFSKELEAIDYVQTFKALKLRYEQHQDKLKDRDRAALDSVPSILRNSRYRRDQRQLDEEEEMWFNEEEDFDEDSKNHHQQQQQQQSVLNNNTANNNITSQQSQINNTITTTNESPITSEINPNSATGTVEKTGAALFKKGLVDYEGDSDEEDEDTEVTPSPKRQRLS; from the exons ATGACGGATACACGCAGAAGAGTGAAGCTATATGCGCTCAATGTTGATAGACAGTGGGATGATCGTGGTACAGGTCATGTTTCTTCTTCGTATGTAGATAGATTGAAAGGTATATCACTTTTGGTCAGAGCAGAAAGTGATGGTTCAGTTTTGTTGGAAAGCAGAATACAACCTGATACAGCATATCAGAAGCAACAG GATACTTTAATAGTTTGGTCGGAAGGAGAAAATTTTGATTTAGCCTTAAGTTTCCAAGAAAAGGCTGGCTGTGATGAAATCTGGGAGAAGATATGTCAAGTTCAAGGCAAAGATCCATCTGTTGAAATCACACAAGACATTGttgaagaatcggaagatgaacGGTTTGATGATATGCCGGACGCTGCCCCTCCAATAGAATTACCTCCGTGCGAATTAAGTCGTTTGGAAGATATTAACGAACTTATAGGAAATTGTTTATCTTCGCAAATAAGGAAAGATAAATTAGCATTGGCTTTAGAATCGGAAGGCTATATCAAGAAGTTATTAAATTTGTTTCATACCTGCGAAGATTTAGAAAACACCGAAGGATTGCATCATCTGTATgacatatttaaaaatattttcctaCTTAATAAGAACACATTATTCGAAGTTATGTTTAGCGAAGATACGATTTTTGATGTTGTTGGATGTCTGGAATACGAGCCGACATTACCTCAGCCAAAGAGGCATAGAGAATATCTTCGACAGTTAGCCAGATTTAAGCAAGCAATTCCTATCACAAACGCTGAGCTCTTAGCTAAAATTCACCAAACGTATCGAGTTCAATACATTCAGGATGTAGTTCTACCTACTCCAAGCGTATTTGAAGATAATATGTTAAATACATTGAGTAgctttatattttttaataaggTTGAAATAGTGACCCTTATACAGGACGACGAGAAATTCCTTACCGAGCTATTCCGCCAGTTAACCGATGAGGCAACGTCAGACAGCAAGAGGCGTGATTTGGTTCTTTTCTTAAAAGAATTTTGTAATTTTTCTCAGAATCTTCAACCACAAGGAAAGGAGGCCTTTTATAAAACTTTAACAGCACTTGGTATTCTACCCGCTTTAGAAATTACATTGGCGATGAATGACGCCCAAACAAAAACAGCTAGTATAGATATATTGACTTATATAGTGGAATATTCTCCAACTGTTGTACGAGATTATACATTGCAACAAATAAATAATACAGAACAGGACCAAATGTTAATAAACGTAATAGTTGCTCAACTCGTCGGCGACAGTGACCCAGAGTTGGGTGGAGCGGTACAATTAGCTGGTGTACTACGTCTGCTCCTTGATCCAGAGAATATGTTGGCTTCCGTTAACAAATCAGAAAAGACTGATTTCTTAAACTATTTCTACAAGAATAGTATCGGAACACTAATAGCACCATTGTTAGCAAACACAATTGGAGAACGACCAGCAAGAGAGGATTATAGAACGGTACAGCTTTTAGGATTGATCTTAGAGTTGCTATCGTTTTGCGTAGAACATCATACATACCACATAAAAAATTGCATATTAAACAAAGATCTGCTCAAACGGATATTGGTTCTGATGAAATCAACACACACATTTTTAGTATTGTGTGCATTGAGGTTTATGAGAAAAATTGTAGCTTTAAAGGATGAATTTTACAATAGATATATCATTAAAGGGAATTTGTTCGCGCCTGTATTCGATGCATTTGTAAGAAACAATGGTAGATATAATTTATTGGATTCTGCTATCCTTGAAATGTTCGAATTTATTAAACTA GAGGATATTAAATCATTATGTTCTCATGTTGTTGAAAATTTCTCGAAGGAACTGGAAGCAATTGATTATGTACAAACATTTAAGGCTTTGAAATTAAGGTACGAACAACATCAAGACAAATTAAAAGATCGAGACAGAGCGGCTCTTGACAG TGTTCCATCCATATTGAGAAATAGTCGATACAGAAGGGACCAGAGACAGttagatgaagaagaagaaatgtGGTTCAATGAAGAGGAAGACTTTGATGAGG ATTCTAAAAATCATcatcaacagcagcagcaacaacaatctGTGTTGAACAATAATACTGCTAATAATAATATTACCTCGCAACAATCACAAATCAATAATACTATAACAACAACGAACGAATCTCCAATTACCTCGGAAATCAATCCAAATTCAGCCACTGGCACAGTAGAAAAAACTGGAGCTGCATTATTTAAAAAG GGCTTGGTCGATTATGAGGGAGATTCAGACGAAGAGGACGAGGATACGGAGGTGACACCCTCTCCGAAACGGCAAAGATTATCATAG
- the Flfl gene encoding serine/threonine-protein phosphatase 4 regulatory subunit 3 flfl isoform X1, with amino-acid sequence MTDTRRRVKLYALNVDRQWDDRGTGHVSSSYVDRLKGISLLVRAESDGSVLLESRIQPDTAYQKQQDTLIVWSEGENFDLALSFQEKAGCDEIWEKICQVQGKDPSVEITQDIVEESEDERFDDMPDAAPPIELPPCELSRLEDINELIGNCLSSQIRKDKLALALESEGYIKKLLNLFHTCEDLENTEGLHHLYDIFKNIFLLNKNTLFEVMFSEDTIFDVVGCLEYEPTLPQPKRHREYLRQLARFKQAIPITNAELLAKIHQTYRVQYIQDVVLPTPSVFEDNMLNTLSSFIFFNKVEIVTLIQDDEKFLTELFRQLTDEATSDSKRRDLVLFLKEFCNFSQNLQPQGKEAFYKTLTALGILPALEITLAMNDAQTKTASIDILTYIVEYSPTVVRDYTLQQINNTEQDQMLINVIVAQLVGDSDPELGGAVQLAGVLRLLLDPENMLASVNKSEKTDFLNYFYKNSIGTLIAPLLANTIGERPAREDYRTVQLLGLILELLSFCVEHHTYHIKNCILNKDLLKRILVLMKSTHTFLVLCALRFMRKIVALKDEFYNRYIIKGNLFAPVFDAFVRNNGRYNLLDSAILEMFEFIKLEDIKSLCSHVVENFSKELEAIDYVQTFKALKLRYEQHQDKLKDRDRAALDSVPSILRNSRYRRDQRQLDEEEEMWFNEEEDFDEGEAVVPAAAADLVPPASAKKQSSTSNSALNPALADSKNHHQQQQQQQSVLNNNTANNNITSQQSQINNTITTTNESPITSEINPNSATGTVEKTGAALFKKGLVDYEGDSDEEDEDTEVTPSPKRQRLS; translated from the exons ATGACGGATACACGCAGAAGAGTGAAGCTATATGCGCTCAATGTTGATAGACAGTGGGATGATCGTGGTACAGGTCATGTTTCTTCTTCGTATGTAGATAGATTGAAAGGTATATCACTTTTGGTCAGAGCAGAAAGTGATGGTTCAGTTTTGTTGGAAAGCAGAATACAACCTGATACAGCATATCAGAAGCAACAG GATACTTTAATAGTTTGGTCGGAAGGAGAAAATTTTGATTTAGCCTTAAGTTTCCAAGAAAAGGCTGGCTGTGATGAAATCTGGGAGAAGATATGTCAAGTTCAAGGCAAAGATCCATCTGTTGAAATCACACAAGACATTGttgaagaatcggaagatgaacGGTTTGATGATATGCCGGACGCTGCCCCTCCAATAGAATTACCTCCGTGCGAATTAAGTCGTTTGGAAGATATTAACGAACTTATAGGAAATTGTTTATCTTCGCAAATAAGGAAAGATAAATTAGCATTGGCTTTAGAATCGGAAGGCTATATCAAGAAGTTATTAAATTTGTTTCATACCTGCGAAGATTTAGAAAACACCGAAGGATTGCATCATCTGTATgacatatttaaaaatattttcctaCTTAATAAGAACACATTATTCGAAGTTATGTTTAGCGAAGATACGATTTTTGATGTTGTTGGATGTCTGGAATACGAGCCGACATTACCTCAGCCAAAGAGGCATAGAGAATATCTTCGACAGTTAGCCAGATTTAAGCAAGCAATTCCTATCACAAACGCTGAGCTCTTAGCTAAAATTCACCAAACGTATCGAGTTCAATACATTCAGGATGTAGTTCTACCTACTCCAAGCGTATTTGAAGATAATATGTTAAATACATTGAGTAgctttatattttttaataaggTTGAAATAGTGACCCTTATACAGGACGACGAGAAATTCCTTACCGAGCTATTCCGCCAGTTAACCGATGAGGCAACGTCAGACAGCAAGAGGCGTGATTTGGTTCTTTTCTTAAAAGAATTTTGTAATTTTTCTCAGAATCTTCAACCACAAGGAAAGGAGGCCTTTTATAAAACTTTAACAGCACTTGGTATTCTACCCGCTTTAGAAATTACATTGGCGATGAATGACGCCCAAACAAAAACAGCTAGTATAGATATATTGACTTATATAGTGGAATATTCTCCAACTGTTGTACGAGATTATACATTGCAACAAATAAATAATACAGAACAGGACCAAATGTTAATAAACGTAATAGTTGCTCAACTCGTCGGCGACAGTGACCCAGAGTTGGGTGGAGCGGTACAATTAGCTGGTGTACTACGTCTGCTCCTTGATCCAGAGAATATGTTGGCTTCCGTTAACAAATCAGAAAAGACTGATTTCTTAAACTATTTCTACAAGAATAGTATCGGAACACTAATAGCACCATTGTTAGCAAACACAATTGGAGAACGACCAGCAAGAGAGGATTATAGAACGGTACAGCTTTTAGGATTGATCTTAGAGTTGCTATCGTTTTGCGTAGAACATCATACATACCACATAAAAAATTGCATATTAAACAAAGATCTGCTCAAACGGATATTGGTTCTGATGAAATCAACACACACATTTTTAGTATTGTGTGCATTGAGGTTTATGAGAAAAATTGTAGCTTTAAAGGATGAATTTTACAATAGATATATCATTAAAGGGAATTTGTTCGCGCCTGTATTCGATGCATTTGTAAGAAACAATGGTAGATATAATTTATTGGATTCTGCTATCCTTGAAATGTTCGAATTTATTAAACTA GAGGATATTAAATCATTATGTTCTCATGTTGTTGAAAATTTCTCGAAGGAACTGGAAGCAATTGATTATGTACAAACATTTAAGGCTTTGAAATTAAGGTACGAACAACATCAAGACAAATTAAAAGATCGAGACAGAGCGGCTCTTGACAG TGTTCCATCCATATTGAGAAATAGTCGATACAGAAGGGACCAGAGACAGttagatgaagaagaagaaatgtGGTTCAATGAAGAGGAAGACTTTGATGAGGGTGAGGCGGTCGTACCCGCAGCAGCAGCAGATCTTGTGCCTCCAGCTTCTGCTAAGAAACAGTCGTCAACTTCAAATTCTGCACTTAATCCTGCTCTTGCAGATTCTAAAAATCATcatcaacagcagcagcaacaacaatctGTGTTGAACAATAATACTGCTAATAATAATATTACCTCGCAACAATCACAAATCAATAATACTATAACAACAACGAACGAATCTCCAATTACCTCGGAAATCAATCCAAATTCAGCCACTGGCACAGTAGAAAAAACTGGAGCTGCATTATTTAAAAAG GGCTTGGTCGATTATGAGGGAGATTCAGACGAAGAGGACGAGGATACGGAGGTGACACCCTCTCCGAAACGGCAAAGATTATCATAG